A single Kribbella aluminosa DNA region contains:
- a CDS encoding methyltransferase domain-containing protein, with translation MVAEAHRRTADSGLPIEFVEGDANALPFEPATFDRTRAERVLMALPDPLSAVRELARVTRPGGIVVLSEMDAGTIFVNSSNRDLTHRVVAGIVGCPAAVHGFRLRDPWESREGYRPMEWPIRRHPTNPWESRGHRPMQWPIGRHRTYPTGLTWWRIQRLSPRDRDHDRHHRNAAGLADQVDSVHPTETEPAHDHVGAERDPQGTGAVGHGRGRRRRQSPTYPSSPLEVGPYRR, from the coding sequence ATGGTGGCGGAAGCGCACCGCCGTACGGCGGACTCCGGGCTGCCGATCGAGTTCGTCGAGGGAGACGCGAACGCCTTGCCCTTCGAACCCGCGACATTCGACCGCACCCGCGCCGAACGGGTTCTGATGGCCCTGCCCGATCCGCTGTCCGCCGTTCGGGAACTGGCCCGCGTGACGCGCCCGGGAGGAATCGTCGTCCTCTCGGAGATGGATGCCGGCACCATTTTCGTCAACAGTTCGAACCGGGACCTGACCCACCGCGTCGTCGCCGGGATCGTCGGCTGCCCAGCTGCTGTTCATGGATTCCGGCTCCGGGACCCGTGGGAATCGCGGGAAGGGTATCGACCGATGGAGTGGCCGATCCGTCGTCACCCCACGAATCCGTGGGAATCGCGGGGCCATCGACCGATGCAGTGGCCGATCGGTCGCCACCGCACGTATCCAACCGGCCTAACATGGTGGAGGATTCAGCGGTTGTCTCCTCGCGATCGCGATCACGATCGCCATCACCGGAACGCTGCCGGCCTCGCGGACCAGGTCGATAGCGTGCACCCGACGGAGACTGAGCCCGCACACGACCACGTCGGCGCCGAGCGGGATCCGCAGGGAACAGGCGCGGTCGGTCACGGCCGCGGACGACGCAGGCGTCAAAGCCCGACGTATCCGTCGTCGCCCCTCGAAGTCGGTCCGTATCGGCGGTAA